A part of Aegilops tauschii subsp. strangulata cultivar AL8/78 chromosome 2, Aet v6.0, whole genome shotgun sequence genomic DNA contains:
- the LOC109766518 gene encoding uncharacterized protein, with the protein MGKKQKKPGKGKEKTERKTAKGEEKRARREAGKVGEEDDIDAILKNIQKEEAKKKEVHVEENVPAPSPRSNGSLTINPSKDTELILYGGEFYNGSKTFVYGDLYRYDVEKNEWKLVSSPNSPPPRSAHQTVAWKNNVYMFGGEFTSPNQERFHHYKDFWTLDLKTNQWEQILAKGCPSARSGHRMVLYKHKIVLFGGFYDTLREVRYYNDLHVFDLDNFKWEEIKPRPGCLWPSPRSGFQLVVYQDQIYMYGGYFKEVSSDKNASEKGTVHADMWSLDPRTWEWNKVKKTGMPPGPRAGFSMCVHKKRAVLFGGVVDMEVEADVLMSMFMNELYGFQLDNHRWYPLELRKDKPAKNKTKDIKRKETANDSESNIGNEDDDTMDCSEEATDVQSEVGGVSNHLTKSLTLNKVGSSQNSDVMSDSTEQEATPEAIKPIGRINASMAVGKDTLYLYGGMMEVKDREITLDDLYSLNLSKLDEWKCIIPASESEWLEMSDDDDEEDEDEDDEDDSADDAMETDEDEEESDEEAEKNVAVSGAVALLKGERKKLRRKEKRARIEQIRVILGLSDSQRTPTPGESLRDFCKRTNMYWQMAAYEHTQHTGKELRKDGFDLAETRFKELKPILDELAVLEAEQKAEEEASASTSSKKDPKKGKQKSAGR; encoded by the exons ATGGGAAAGAAGCAGAAGAAACCGGGGAAGGGGAAGGAGAAGACGGAGCGTAAGACGGCCAAGGGAGAGGAGAAGCGCGCCCGCCGCGAGGCCGGCAAGGTCGGCGAGGAGGACGACATCGACGCCATCCTC AAGAACATACAGAAGGAGGAAGCGAAGAAGAAGGAGGTTCATGTGGAGGAGAATGTCCCTGCGCCATCTCCCCGGTCCAATGGCTCG CTTACCATAAACCCATCGAAGGATACAGAACTAATTCTGTATGGTGGAGAGTTCTACAATGGTAGCAAG ACCTTTGTTTATGGTGATCTTTATCGTTACGATGTAGAGAAAAATGAGTGGAAGTTGGTATCTAGTCCTAACAGTCCACCTCCACGAAGTGCTCACCAGACAGTTGCATGGAAGAATAACGTATACATGTTTG GTGGGGAATTCACTTCACCAAACCAAGAACGTTTTCATCATTACAAG GACTTCTGGACACTGGATCTCAAAACAAATCAATGGGAACAAATTCTTGCCAAGGGATGTCCAAGTGCACGTTCAGGACACAGAATG GTCCTTTACAAGCACAAGATTGTGCTATTTGGCGGCTTCTATGACACTCTTAGGGAAGTGAG GTACTACAATGATCTGCATGTTTTTGATCTGGATAATTTCAAG TGGGAGGAAATTAAGCCTCGTCCTGGGTGCCTGTGGCCAAGTCCAAGAAGTGGCTTTCAGCTTGTTGTTTACCAAGATCAG ATATATATGTATGGTGGATATTTTAAAGAAGTTTCTTCTGACAAAAATGCATCAGAAAAAGGAACAGTTCATGCAGATATGTGGTCTCTTGATCCTCGTACTTGGGAGTGGAATAAG GTTAAGAAGACTGGGATGCCACCTGGCCCCAGAGCTGGGTTTTCAATGTGTGTTCACAAGAAAAGGGCTGTCCTTTTTGGCGGCGTAGTAGATATGGAAGTCGAAG CTGATGTCCTTATGAGCATGTTCATGAACGAGTTGTATGGATTCCAGTTGGACAATCACCGTTG GTATCCTTTAGAGCTCAGGAAAGACAAGCCTGCTAAAAATAAG ACAAAGGATATCAAAAGAAAGGAAACAGCAAATGATTCAGAAAGTAATATTGGTAATGAGGATGATGATACCATGGACTGCTCGGAAGAAGCTACTGATGTTCAATCTGAAGTCGGTGGAGTTTCTAATCACTTGACCAAGAGTCTAACCTTAAATAAAGTTGGCTCAAGCCAAAACTCTGATGTCATGTCTGATTCAACAGAACAAGAAGCAACTCCAGAG GCAATTAAGCCCATTGGTCGTATCAATGCATCAATGGCTGTAGGGAAAGATACGCTATACTTATATGGAGGAATGATGGAAGTGAAAGATAGAGAAATTACTCTTGATGATCTGTATTCACTTAACCTTAGCAAACTAGATGAGTGGAAGTGTATCATACCG GCATCTGAATCCGAATGGTTAGAAATGtccgatgatgacgatgaggaggaTGAGGATGAGGACGATGAAGATGATAGTGCAGATGATGCTATGGAGACAGATGAAGATGAGGAGGAG TCCGATGAAGAGGCTGAGAAGAATGTAGCTGTGTCCGGTGCTGTGGCTCTACTGAAGGGGGAACGTAAGAAATTGCGCAGAAAAGAGAAACGTGCCCGGATAGAACAGATCAGGGTCATCCTCGGTCTTTCTGATTCTCAAAGGACACCAACG CCAGGAGAGTCACTGAGAGATTTCTGCAAGAGAACAAATATGTACTGGCAAATGGCAGCCTACGAGCACACTCAACACACCGGAAAG GAGCTCCGCAAGGATGgctttgatcttgctgaaacTCGATTCAAGGAACTGAAACCCATACTCGATGAG CTGGCCGTGCTGGAGGCTGAACAAAAGGCGGAGGAAGAGGCCAGTGCGTCGACTAGTTCCAAGAAAGACCCGAAGAAAGGCAAACAGAAGAGCGCGGGAAGATAG